In the genome of Calothrix sp. PCC 6303, the window GATATACCAGAAAAACGCAGAACTCAACTTTTAAAGCATAAACGGAGATTTTCCCAAATAATTGGGGAATAATAGGCTCCAGTTCTGATTTGCTAAGGTTTCAGGTATGAAGCAAAATTTAGTCATCTTTGTATTGGGCGCGATCGCACTTCTCAGTTTACCCGGTTGTACTGGTAACACTTCCACCTCCTCAGATGTCACTACCACAACCACACCAAGCGACACCCAAGCCTCAATCAAAGCTGGGGGTTCCAGTAGTGCGCTAGATTTTCTCCGAGCCTTAGAAGTCGCTTACGAATCTACTTCCAAAAATAAACAAATTACCCTTTTAGAGCCAGGACAATCGGAAAATATTATTGCGGGAATTAAACAGGGACTGGTGGATGTGGGAGCCATTTCCAAAACCTTGAAACCGGAAGAAAATGATGGTACATTAGAATTTCGTGAAGTAGCTAAAGATGCCCTGGTAGTTGCTACTAATTCTAGTGTGACCGGTGTAAAAAATCTCACTACTGAAAACCTCAAAGCCATTTACAGCGGTAGCGTTACTAACTGGCAGCAATTAGGGGGACAAAATGCCCAAATTGTAGTGCTTGATCGTCCCGAAGATGAATCTGCCAAGCGTCTCCTACGTAAATACTATTTAGGTAAAGATTTAAAAAATGCAGCGAATGCTGTTGTCTTACGCAAAGAAGGAGAACTGATTCAGACGATTCAAAGCACCCCCCATAGCATTGGTGCTTTCTCCTTGGCTCATGCAGTGTCTCATAAATTGCCTGTAAACCGTCTCAGCCTAAATAATATTGAACCCACATTGGAAAACCTGAAAACAGGTAAGTACCAAATGACGCGCACTATCACAGTTGTTTGGAGTAAAAAGGCTTCGGAGGCGACTAAATCCTTCATTAATTATATCCTTAGTCCATCAGGAACGGAGATTTTAGAGCAGTCCAGTTTCGTTTCAATTACCCCAGCAGCAGTTTCCCAAGTGAAATGATCATTCGTGCTAGATACAAAAAACTTCCTGTTTCAGTTAAACTTCTATTTCCACCGTTGATCATCTTCCTCAGTTTATGGACTGCTGGAACTATTGGATTTGGGTATTTTGCCAAAAAAAACCTAGAACAGACTGCAAGTAAAGAGACGGAAGATCTAGCTATTTTACTACAGCAAGATTTGCAACAAAAGCAAAAATTACTCAGTTTAAAAGCTAGATGGATCAGTGAGGAAAAAAATGTAATTGAGGCGCTTTCTACTGCCGTTAATATAGGTAATTCTGGCGAGAATGACCCTTTATTGCTTCGCACCCTATTACCTATCCAAGCAGCTTTAGAGCTAGATTTACTCAAAATTGTTGACACCAAAGGTCAACGCTTGACCTTTTCAAAGCAGGGTGCATTAAATCAAGCAAAATTGCAGGATTCGACTATCAAATCTGCGGCTAAAACTGGACTGGAGTTATCTGGTATTTTGATAGCAGAAAATATGGCTCCATCCTCCCTAGTTAGCTTCATCTCCATTAAGTCCTCAACAAAAATTTTAGCCACCTTAATTATCGGTATTGCTGTTGACGACAAGCTACTCCAAAGCATCCGAGGTAACACATCCATGCATCTGGTTGCCTTTAAGGACAATCAGGTGAGCACTTCTACCTTAGCAGCTGAGAGTAAACAAAGCTGGGAAATTCCTAAGTCAAGCATACCACCCACCAGGATGAAAATAGGTGAGGAAGCTTACTTAGTTAAAACAGTTGAATTAGGGGGTTTTGATGGAGCGAGTCTCAAAATTGCCGTTCTGAAATCTCTCAAAGGTACAGAAAAAGCAGAGCAAAAGTTGTGGATTGTTGTGGGTAGTTTTGGACTATTGGGGGGTGTCTTAATTCTTGGGGTAATGGTTGTAGGGTTACATGCAACTCAAACTCTCAGTCGTCGCATTCAAGGTATGACTCAGGCAACTCAACAATTAGCTGACGGAAATCTAAATCTGCGTATCCCAGTGGATAATCAAGATGAGGTGGGGGTGTTAGCGCAGGGGTTTAATATGATGGCAGAGCAGCTAATTATCCGCGATCAGTTATTGAATCAACAAATGCAGCGACTCAAAAGCACAATTGAAGAGTTGCACCAGACTCAAAGTCAAATGGTACAAAGCGAAAAAATGTCGGCATTGGGGCAAATGGTGGCAGGGGTTGCCCATGAAATCAATAACCCAGTCAACTTTATTTTTGGCAACCTGATTTATGTTGAGCAATATACAGAAGATTTACTGCGATTAATTAAGTCTTATCAACAGCATTATCCCCAACCTCCCCAATCGCTACAGAAAGACTTGGATAATGTGGATTTAGACTTCGTGATTGAGGATTTGACGAAAATTCTTAAATCTATGAAAGTGGGTTGTGACCGCATTCGGGATATTGTCATGTCGTTGCGTAATTTTTCTCGCTTGGATGAAGCAGAATTCAAATCTGCTGATGTTCATGAGGGTATCGATAGCACGTTGATGATTTTGCAGCACCGACTCAAAGCAACACCAGGATCACCGCTAATTGAAATAGTTAAGGATTATGCCCAATTGCCTTTAGTTGAGTGTTATCCAGGACACATTAATCAGGTGTTTATGAATTTACTCGCAAATGCCATTGATGCCTTGGAAGAATCTGCTGAAAAAACACAGCCTGGTAAAATTTCGATTTCCACCCAAGTTACCAGTAATAATAGGGTACAAATTGCGATCGCAGACAATGGTATAGGCATTCCTGAAGAAGTGCGATCGCGCATTTTTGATCCTTTCTTCACCACCAAACCCATCGGTAAAGGTACGGGCTTGGGATTATCTATTAGTTACCAAATTATTACCCAAAAACACCATGGTCAGATTGAGTGCTATTCCACCCCAGGAGAGGGTACTAAATTTGTAGTTGAAATTCCAATTTGTCAATCTGAATCACGTATGTGACATGTTTATTTGGGTAATACCAATTTTATACAGGATTCAAAAAATGTTTGCGACAGATTATCTGACCCGCATTAGAATCAACAACCCCACCCTATAGACAGTTTTGGTTGTTTTGGGATTAGTGCGTACAGCCCTTTGGGCATGAAAACAGCGAAGCTGAACGTATAGCCCTTTGGGCATTAAAGAAAGGCTTCCAGCCGCTCCGCAGGAGCTAGTTCTAGCTTGCGCAACGAGAGTCGTTCGCGTTTTGGTTGTTTGAGTTGGAGTGCGATCGCAGGTTTAAGGAAGCGATCGCATACCCCCTTGCTTATTCAGCCTGTTGTGCAACTTTTCTTACATCATCCACACTTAACTCCAAAGCCTCCGCTATCTGCGTGATCGTCAATCCAGCAGCTAACATTGCTGGTACAGCAAGTAACTTTCCTTTCTGCTCTCCTTCCTCGAAAGCTTGTTGATAAAATCTTGTTTGCTTTAACTCGCTTAATCCAAACATTTCCTGTATCTCCTCAATCTTCATAGTAGGAAACTTATAAACCAATATCGTTTCGATTATTTGTAACAATTGTTGCTGTTGTTGTCCTGCCTCAACTTCCTGATTGGTTCTGGTAATCAACTCCCTGGCTGACTCGATTGCCCTGTTTTGATTTTCGATGATTAACTTAATCGTAGCAATACCAACGGGTAGGGATGCAACTTCCTCTAGTTCATCTAGGTAAATGATGGTAATTCTTCCAGAAGCAAAGGATTCGCGGTAATGGATGATTGATGCGGTGTCAATATTTCGACTTGGATAAATCACGAAAGCGAACCAATCATTTTCGGGTTTATTTTGCCGCAAGTATAAATTAATTTCTGTAAATAGGCGTGAATATATTCCCAAATCCTCTTGAAACTGAACCTCGACAAAGTAAATTGGCTGTTCTTGACTTTGGGGAATAAATACACCATCTATACGAAATGCTGTTTGCTTGATTTCAACTGATGAAAATTGATATTTACTGGCGATTTCAGGGGAATTACCAATTAGTTCAAAGAAGATGCTGGGAAATTCTTGAAAGAGACGGTAAAAGATGCTGTCTGTTTTCACAAAGGTGATTATTTCAACGCAGAGTTCTGATAATTTTTCAACTTATCATAGTTTTACAGCCCGTGGAATGATGTCTTGAGTGGGTATTTGCGCGACGAGAGTCGTTCGCGTTTATAAGGGTTTGTGGGAGAATGGGAACGTAGCTTGTCAGACCCAAGTCGTAAGTCGTTGGCGTTACATATTTCAATCAGCTACATATTTCCAAGCAAATTTCAGATGAGCGATCGCTATCTACTATTACCGCTACCCGTGACTAGACATACGAGGTTCTTGCTTCTATCTGAACTGTGGTGCTTAAGAAGAACACAGATAAACACGTTACGTTTTTACCTGTGCTCATAAACCAAAATGTATCTCTGATTTCCCCATCTTAATATTTTTCGAGTCAGATAAACAAAATTCACAAAAAAACTGTAACTAATTTTACAAAATTCTCACATTCTTCTCAAAAAAGTAGGATAATCGGGCTATAGCTATCTGAAAATACTTAGAAATTGGGCTTTTAAAAGTGCTATTAGTCTTGATTAGTCAGATTTTAGCTAGTCTCTAGCCACTCAAAGTATAATTAACGACAAGTAGTGAGAGAAACCTATATGAATTCAACCTCTCTTTTTTCCCTAGAAACACCCTCTCCAGCTTATATTTGTCCTTTTGATCAAGCTTGCAGTTACTTAGAAGCTGCTGCAAAAGAATTAAGACTTGATTTAGGTATATTAGAAATACTTAGCAGACCTCGTAAAGCAATCACAGTTTCCATTCCCCTGAAGTTGGATAATGGAGATGTTCGGGTTTTAGCTGGACATCGAGTCCAACATTCGGATGTTCTTGGTCCTTACAAAGGAGGTATTCGCTACCATCCAGCAGTGACACTACGGGAAGTATCTGCATTAGCCATGTTAATGACTTGGAAATGTGCATTACTGGGAATCCCCTTTGGTGGTGCCAAGGGAGGTATTGCTATAGATCCAAAAAAATATAGTGTCGGGGAACTGGAACGACTTACTCGTCGCTTTACAAATGAGTTAATTAAAGATATCGGACCTTCAGTAGATATACCAGCGCCTGATATGGGGACTTCGGCACGAGAAATGGCTTGGATTATGGATACATATTCTAAAAACGTTGGTCATGCAGTTCCAGGAGTAGTTACAGGTAAGCCTCTATCAATTGGTGGTTCCTTGGGTAGGGAAATGGCAACTGGAAGAGGTGTGATGATTATTACTCGTGAAGCCTTGTCAGATTTAGGAAAATCACTCAAAGGTGTGCGGGTTGCAATTCAAGGTTTTGGGAATGTCGGTAGTGCAGCAGCACATTTGTTTCAAGAAGCGGGTGCAAAGGTAATTGCTGTATCCACTGGTGCGGGTGGGTTATATGCAGAAACAGGTTTGGATATTCCCAATTTAAAAGCTTATATGTTGGAGAATGGTAAAAGTTTACTTGGTTATCCTCAAGCAAAACCAATTAGTAATGAAGAATTGTTGCAGTTACCGTGTGATGTTTTAGTTCCCGCAGCCTTGGAAAATCAAATTACCGAAGATAATGTAAATGCGGTGAAGGCTGCCATAGTTGTAGAAGCTGCAAATAGTCCAGTTACAATACAGGCAAGTTTGTCACTTGAAAGCAGAGGTGTCACGGTTTTACCAGATATTTTGGCAAATGCAGGTGGTGTTGTTGTCAGTTATTTGGAATGGGTTCAGGGTTTATCTTACCTGTTTTGGGATGAGGAACGGGTGAATCGGGAGATGGAAAAGTTGATGGTGCAAGCTTATCGTCATGTTGTAGAGAAAGCGCAGCAGCGACAGATTAGTTTTCGTTTGGCGGCTTATACTTTGGGTGTGGGGAGAGTTGCCGAAGCTTTGGGGGATCGAGGATTGTATTAGGGTCAATAACTCAGGTCTAAAGACACTGAGCTTGTAATCAACAAAGATTACGTGTTTGACTAGCTCACTAGAATATTTTTCTAGTTCCAAAACTAATCTTGATACGCACTTCCAAATACTTCCCCAGTTTGGATTATCTGCAAGACTGTTTGTTCAGTCGTTGGGTCAAGCCAAGACATTTTAGATTAGTTGGGCGAGGGGACTTAAACTTTACTCCAAGGATTATCTCTTTATGCGAGTACCTGTAATTTCAAAAGACAATCTCCCTTTAATGCTAACTAAACCTAGTCGTGCTAGGCGTTGGATAAAAGAAGGAAAAGCAATCGGTAAATTTAATAAATTGGGAATATTTTATGTGAAGTTGTTAACTGAAGCCTCAGACGAAAAAATACAAGAAGTTGTAATTGGACTTGACCCTGGTAAAATGTTTTCTGGTGTAGCTGTTCAATCAAAAAAATATACCCTGCAAATGCTTCACTTGGTTTTACCTTTTAAAACCGTAAAAAATAGGATGGAGCAACGCTCAATAATGCGAAGAGGAAGACGCGGGAGAAGAATAAACCGCAAGCTTTCTTTCAAAAAACGCAGTCATCGTCAAGCAAGATTTGACAACAGAAAAAACAAAAAATTACCTCCAAGTATTCGAGCAAACAAGGACTTAGAATTCCGGGTAATAAATTTACTTTGCGAACTCTACCCAGTTTCAACAATTGTTATTGAAGAAGTTGAAGCAAAAGGAAGTAAGAGCTTTAGTCCTGTTATGGTAGGTCAAAGATTTCAAATAAATAGGCTCTCAGAAATCGCAAGCATAAAGCTTAAAAAAGGTTGGGAAACATCAAACCTTCGTAAACATCTTGGAATGCATAAAGAAAAAACAGACAAGTCTTTGCAAATCCCAGAAACACACGCAGTCGATGCGATTACTTTAGCGAGTTCAGAATTTGTTAAATATAAATCGTTTGAAGGTAAAAATACACGCGGTGCTTCATGGGTAGGAAATGTTTCAATTACAGAATCTCAGTTCACAATTGTTCGCCGTCCTCCAATCAGCCGTAGACAATTACATTTGATGGTTCCAACAAAAGGTGGAAATAGACGAAAATATGGTGGAACTACAACTAGACATGGATTTAGAAAAGGCGATTATGTAAAGGCAACCCAAGGGAAGAAAACATTTTTTGGTTGGGTGAGTGGAGACACTGAAACTAAAGTCTCAGTAAGCGATGCCGACTGGAAAAGACTGGGGCAATGTACAGCTAAGAAGGTTCAGTTAGTGACACGTTCAACTGGACTAATTATCAAGGCGACTAAAGTCGTTTCTCCTTCGGAGACGCTTTGCGAACGTGTCGCTTCCCTCTCAGGTCTAAAGACACTGAGTTTCCCCCATCCCGCGAGGTCTTTATGAAAAGTGGAGTTTGTTCCTTTTCCCCCTGCTCCCTGCTCCCTGCCTCTTATTGAAGTTCCTTCTGTAAAGTTGGTTTAAATCTCTTCCGAGGAAACCAATCATCGAGGATGCTGTAGAGGATAGGGACAACTATTAAACTGAGGATTGTTGAGCTAATTAAGCCACCAGCGATCGCTATTGCCATGGGAGAACGTAATTCCGATCCTGTTCCTAATCCTACAGCTATTGGTACCATCCCTAATATGGTACTAATGGTTGTCATCATGATGGGACGAAATCTGATGGGTGCAGCTTTGAGGATGGCTTGACTACGATTCATGCCTGATGCTCGCAGTTGATTGATATAATCCACCAGTAATATGGCATTTTTGTTGCTTAATCCCAGCAGAAAAACAAAACCAATTAGAGAAATCATGCCAAATTCGCTTTTGGTGACTAGTAATGCTACCATTGCCCCAACTATTGCTAGGGGAAGGGAAATACCAATCACAATCGGATCTACCCAGCCTTTGAATAGCCAGATCAAAACAGCGATAATGCAGAGGGCTGAAAGCCCTAAAGTACCAACAAAACTGCCAAGCACTTCACCTAAGCGGGCAGAATCTCCCCCTAAATCTAGTTTAATATCTTTGGGTATAATTTTTTTAGCTTCGGCGACTACTTTATCTGTGGCATCACCTAGAGACAAATTTTGACCTAAGTTGGCAGCAACGTATGCTACGCGTTGACTTCTAAAGCGTTCAATATTTTGGATAGTTTTATTTTCTTCTCCATCCCCTGTAGCAGTAATGTCTGCAAAGCCAGGTAGTTTTTGCAAACTTTGTTTGATTTTTTGGGCTGTTTGATTCAGGGTTTGGGTATTATTTCCCAGTAAGGCTATTTGTAGGGGTTTTTGTCCACCAGTATCAACAAATTGAATGTCTTCGACACTGGTGCTGACTCCTGGTAATTTTGGAAGGGAGGTGCGTAGCTGTGTTTGGATGTCAGCTGTTTTAATTTGATGTTTTTCTTTCAGCTTCACATATATCTTCCCTTTGTTTGGTTCCCCTTCACGAGAACCAACTGTGGTAAAGATGGTTTCCACATCTGGAAATTTGCGAACTTCGACTTCCAGTTTCTTGGCTACTTCTAAGGAGTCATCAATCGGATCACGAATAGTTGGGGTGAGATTTCCTGAATTATCCCCAGAATCCCCTAATAAGCTGGCAAATGCTTCTTGTTGTGCAGCTTGTTGGGCTTTGATATCGGGTAATGGTGTGGTGTAGGCTATATTAAACTCGCCGCGATCAAGTTTGGGAATGAAGCCTTTAGGGATGGCGGGAATGAGTGCGATCGCTAAAATAAAACTTAACATTGCCAATACCATCACAATCAACCGATGCTGTAATGACCATTGGAGGATATTTTGGTAAATTTGGGCGAAATATCCCCAAGATTGGGTTTGATATTGGGATTTGATCTTGGTTTTAGGTTTAATCCAGTAAACTGCTAAAACTGGGGATAATGTCCGCGCTAGCAACATAGAGATTAACATTGCTGCTGCAACGGTAATGCCAAAGGGTTTAAAAAATTGTCCAATTACTCCCCCCATCAAACCAATCGGGAGAAAAACTGCTACAGCGGTGAAGGTGGCAGCAGTGACAGTTAAACCAATTTCATTAGTGGCGGAAATCGCTGCTTGGCGGGGTGTTTCACCTTCATCAATGTGGCGCATGATATTTTCCACATCCACAATTGCGTCATCAATGATACTACCGATGACTAGTGCTAATGCTAGTAAGGTGATTGTCTCTAAGTTAAAGCCAAAAATAGCCATGACAATAGCAGTCCCTAACAAAGATGTGGGAATTGCCAAGGCAGAAATGATGGTAGCTTGCCAGTTGCGGAGGAAGGGATAAATGACAACTATTGAGAGAATTATGGCTTCGATTAAAGAGTCTACAGTGGCACGGGTAGCTTTGCGGATATATTCAGCTTGGGTAGAGGCAAGACTAATTTTAGTGTCGGGAAGGGTTTGACGCAGTTTTTGGACTTCACTTTCCACTAGGTTGACAACTTCCAAGGTGTTTGCGCTACCCTTTTTGATGATTTGGATAGCTAAAGCCTCTTGGGAGTTAAATCTAGTTAAAGTTTCTGGGTATACACCTAGTAGATTAACTTTAAGGACTCCTGGAACTTTGACAAGGGTATTTTGGATTTTGTCTTTGGTAAGCTGGGTTAAATCAGTTAAATTTCGCGATGGACTTTCAATTGCATAGGTAATTGCCGCTGATTCATTTAAGTTGATGGGAATAACTTGGAAATCGCTACCTTCAATCAGTTTAATGTTTTTCAGTTCCTGACTTACTTTGCTTTGGGATGATTCTAAGTTAGTACCAACAGCAAATGATAAACTAACCACTGATTGTCCAGGATAAGTAGATGAACGAATGTCTTCCAATCCTGGTAAAGAATTGAGGCTTTTCTCGATGGGGACAGTTAGTTTAAGTTCAGTCTCAGATGCTGTAGTTAGGGGTGCAGTAGTATTGACTACAACAACCGGAAAAGTCACATCTGGAAATAAAGCATATTTTAGGGAAGAAAAGGCAAAAATCCCTGCCACTATCACAGCTAGCCAGAAACCTAGAGTTAGCCAAGAGTAACGAATTGCTAGCCTTGATATATTAAAGCGATCGCGTGTTGAATTTTTACCGCTTGGCTGTACTATCATCAACTTTGATTTTCCCTGTAACCACTAACTGAATTTTAAAACGGATTCTGCTTGTAGTTAATAGTTTTTGGATACATGTTGCCTAAAAAAGGGCTAAGGCGATGTTTTATGGGCAGTTTTTTACTATCTTTTCGATACCCCTTGTTAAAGGTGAAACGGTGTAAAACTTCTTAAAATCCCCCTTGAAAAGGGGGACTTGAAAATCTGATGCCTTTTTTTAGGCGGAACTGGAAGATCTTTTGCCCCCTTTTTCTTGGCGAAGCTGCTCTGAAAGAGCTAGGGGGTTGGGGGATCAAAAGTCTGTGAGGCAATTCTCAAAAACCTGCGTATACCCTTAGCTTGTAAAGGGTGGGGGGAATCAGTTCTTGTGCTTTAATTTAGTGCAATGATCAAATACTATGCCGTAGTAGTCTGTCAATTTTATTTTGACGGTTATATACACATCCACAATCCCGTAGAGACGTAGCAGTGCTACGTCTCTACAACAGTCATTTTTATCTTGACAGACTAGTAGGAGTATCCCCATATTCAAGAATCTATGTCAGATTTATTACAAAATCTAATTATTCTAGTTCCCCAAGGTAGCGAGTATCAGGCTGTTAGCAAGGGTTTACAACAATTACCTAATTCCAAAATAGAGATATTTCCCATACCCATCGGTGATAAACCAGTCAGAGAATACCTCAAAACCAGTGGATTATATACAAGATTATTTCAGCAACCAAACTCCAATATATTGGTAATGGGTTTATGTGGAAGTCTCAACCCTAGTTATGGAGTTGGGGATGTGGTGGTTTACAAAGAATGTATTTACGAAAACCAAGTCTATAAATGTGACGAGAATCTCACCTCACAAATATCTGGCAAATTGAACCTAAATCTAGTTAGAGGATTGATATGCGGTACCTACGGTGGTAAACAACGCATGATCAATTCTGCCACGGAAAAACGTCAACTTCACATTGCATCTAATGCGGATGTGGTGGATATGGAAGGTTTTGCAATTTTAAACATATTGCAACCTTTGGGAATCGCCGTCGGGATGTTACGGGTGGTTAGCGATGATTGCAAGCATGACATACCTGATTTAAATTCAGCCATAGATGCAGCAGGTAATCTGCAAAGTTTACCATTAGCTTGGGCAATGATTCGTCAACCTTTGGCTAGTGTAAGGTTAATTCGGGGTTCGTTGCGGAGTTTAAAGGTGTTGGAGAAAATAAGTTATCAGTTATATTCCTAGCTATCAAGTATGTTCTACTTAGAGGCACTATAGCGGTTTTTATTCGACTTAACTTTTTCGTTTCGTAGTTCAGTTGTTTGCCATATACATGTACTACACCAAACGAGAAATGCTATGGTTTGTTCTCTTCGACTAAAAATTCCATCACTTCTTGTAAAACATCGGTTATGTGTGGCTTTTCGCAAGCAATTACACCATCAAAAAGATGTTTATGGTGCGGAAAACTAGGCAAGCTGGGAAAGTGTGGTGTACTGTCATAACGAAAAATCAGACTATTTTGCTCATCTTGAAAGTGATAGCGGTAATCTAAATATATAATTTGATTATCCACAATCATGAAAGCTTCACTGACAGCTAATAAATATCTAAGAGCGAAACGTATCCTAATACGGAGATTAGCTCTCTCTGTTGTTAAAATAACTACACTATATTCTTCGATGTATATATTGGAGCAGTTGAGTAAAAGTTGCTCAATTTCGTCTAAGTAGGCTTGGATAACTTTAGGCGACATCTCTGAGTTTGCTTTTTATTTCTTGGTGTAAAGCTAGATAATGTTGGTAGTTTCCTGCCCATTCGACGAACATTTCATCGTCAGAAGTTTCCCCTTGACTATATTTAGCAAAAAAGTCTTCTGAATTCATTTTATACTTTATTTCATAGGTATTTAGCTGTTTGGTAAGGGCAATCAACGCATCTAGTGGAGATGTATATTCGATAATTTGTTTACGCATTGATTTCTCCCTTCAACTTCATATTTTAATGAGTCGTTTTGATTTTTTAGTTTCTGGCTCTAAAAACATGATACGTAATTTTTGACAAAATGTACGATACTTATTCTGGGTCATTTAGTGATCGCACAATCAACTGATATACTATTTTGATGCGCGAAACTCTTCGTTTTCTGCTTGCTGCAAATTCAACTCTTTTAATGGTTCTGATGAACTATCCAATTCCAAGTTCGTCCCATTCACAGGTTTCCCGTTAATCAACAGTTGATATGTACCCTGTTGTAAACGCTCCAAATAATATACCCCGGCACCGTTGGTGACGGAAAATAACCGCTTCTTCCCATCGCTGGTAATAGCTTGGATGGTTGCACCGTTGATGGGTTCTCCTTTTGCATCGGTAATCACCCCAGAAACAGTATAGGCACGGGTTAATGGTAACAATACAGGGGTATAGGAACCAGCGCTGATATCAACTGCGTATGCGTCGGTTGCCGCTTGCCAATCGAGGGGGAAACCAGCAGGATCTAAATCGACACGATAACTACCTGGGTTCAATCGTACCAGAACGCGATCGCGTTGCATATCCGCCCGTAGTGATTTCAATGCTCGGTTGTTGACGGTAATTAATGCATTGGCATCTTCTGTATAAATTTGCTCTCCAGCGTCACGTTTGCCGTTATTATTGGCATCTAAGAAGGGCTGAATTAACATTCCTCCCTGAGTGCGGTAGTAGCTGGTGCGTCTATCTCCAGCGCTAATTCTCCCCTGTAAACCAAGGCTAGAAATTAAATCGATGTTAAAGGTGGATTGATCGGAAGTTACTGATATACCTTGGTATCTAGCTCTTAATAATATACCAGGCAATACTGTGGTTGTTACTGAGGCGATCGCCCCTGAACCTTGGGAACCTATACCATAACCCAGTTGGGTTTCCCATTTATAGTTACCATCTACAGCCCGTTGTTCGGAACGATACCGCCAACCCATCGTGAGGAGATTGCTACTTAGGTTTTGACTGCGGGTTTCGTAGTTGAGGAGTAACGAATGTCCTAAGTCATTAAAGGATTTGGAAGATAAACCGAAGGTAAGTTCTGAAAGGGTACCAACTTCATTCCCTAGTTGACGGAGTTCCAGTTTACCGAGACGTTGGAGTAGGTTCCAGCGGAAGTTATTTTCAGTATCGATACCCAAACGGGCAAAAGTATAGGAATTTCTGCCACTAAAATTAAATTGTAACCCTCCCCCGGTACCATAGCGGCTGTCGGTATTGGCAAATAGGGAGACACCTCGGAATAAATTCCAGTTTGCATTCAGTCTACTGGAAAAGCGATCGCTAAAAAAGGAGAAGTTAAGGTTTTGCGAAGGATCGAAGCGGATATCAGCAACTGTATCTAGTTTATTGCCAACCAAGCTGGAAATGGAAACTTGCAAAGGGATATTTGACGGGCGATAAAATAATTCAGTTAAACCTTTGAAATTATCATCATAAACTCCCCCAACACCCAAAGTTAAATCTTGGGATACACCCCAACGTTGGGCAACACCACCACGAAAATTAGTAAAATTGCCAAATAAACTGCGATTACTATTAAATTCTCTGCCAAAACCACCAGAAACCACAAAAGCTGATGCACCAGCGGGAATTTGTCCTGGAGTTGCGGTGTAGCTAGCATCCCGAATTTCCGGTTGTGCGGTTAATCTTCCTTCTGGATACAGGAATATTCTGTAACTACTGCTGAGATATCCATCTTCATTTTGGATATTATCAAAGCGGT includes:
- a CDS encoding efflux RND transporter permease subunit, with the translated sequence MIVQPSGKNSTRDRFNISRLAIRYSWLTLGFWLAVIVAGIFAFSSLKYALFPDVTFPVVVVNTTAPLTTASETELKLTVPIEKSLNSLPGLEDIRSSTYPGQSVVSLSFAVGTNLESSQSKVSQELKNIKLIEGSDFQVIPINLNESAAITYAIESPSRNLTDLTQLTKDKIQNTLVKVPGVLKVNLLGVYPETLTRFNSQEALAIQIIKKGSANTLEVVNLVESEVQKLRQTLPDTKISLASTQAEYIRKATRATVDSLIEAIILSIVVIYPFLRNWQATIISALAIPTSLLGTAIVMAIFGFNLETITLLALALVIGSIIDDAIVDVENIMRHIDEGETPRQAAISATNEIGLTVTAATFTAVAVFLPIGLMGGVIGQFFKPFGITVAAAMLISMLLARTLSPVLAVYWIKPKTKIKSQYQTQSWGYFAQIYQNILQWSLQHRLIVMVLAMLSFILAIALIPAIPKGFIPKLDRGEFNIAYTTPLPDIKAQQAAQQEAFASLLGDSGDNSGNLTPTIRDPIDDSLEVAKKLEVEVRKFPDVETIFTTVGSREGEPNKGKIYVKLKEKHQIKTADIQTQLRTSLPKLPGVSTSVEDIQFVDTGGQKPLQIALLGNNTQTLNQTAQKIKQSLQKLPGFADITATGDGEENKTIQNIERFRSQRVAYVAANLGQNLSLGDATDKVVAEAKKIIPKDIKLDLGGDSARLGEVLGSFVGTLGLSALCIIAVLIWLFKGWVDPIVIGISLPLAIVGAMVALLVTKSEFGMISLIGFVFLLGLSNKNAILLVDYINQLRASGMNRSQAILKAAPIRFRPIMMTTISTILGMVPIAVGLGTGSELRSPMAIAIAGGLISSTILSLIVVPILYSILDDWFPRKRFKPTLQKELQ
- a CDS encoding purine or other phosphorylase family 1, giving the protein MSDLLQNLIILVPQGSEYQAVSKGLQQLPNSKIEIFPIPIGDKPVREYLKTSGLYTRLFQQPNSNILVMGLCGSLNPSYGVGDVVVYKECIYENQVYKCDENLTSQISGKLNLNLVRGLICGTYGGKQRMINSATEKRQLHIASNADVVDMEGFAILNILQPLGIAVGMLRVVSDDCKHDIPDLNSAIDAAGNLQSLPLAWAMIRQPLASVRLIRGSLRSLKVLEKISYQLYS
- the tumE gene encoding toxin TumE — translated: MSPKVIQAYLDEIEQLLLNCSNIYIEEYSVVILTTERANLRIRIRFALRYLLAVSEAFMIVDNQIIYLDYRYHFQDEQNSLIFRYDSTPHFPSLPSFPHHKHLFDGVIACEKPHITDVLQEVMEFLVEENKP
- the tumA gene encoding antitoxin TumA; this translates as MRKQIIEYTSPLDALIALTKQLNTYEIKYKMNSEDFFAKYSQGETSDDEMFVEWAGNYQHYLALHQEIKSKLRDVA